The Paramisgurnus dabryanus chromosome 24, PD_genome_1.1, whole genome shotgun sequence genome contains the following window.
tcttttgctttagcgggagctgatatctgctgttgtttcattctggtttgccattgcataaattatatttggctaaaatacttgtgtttacagtaaataaattgcaaagcaccacttcaaatatgtccgcaaatgtaggagtttcctggtaaatagggaataagttgctatttttattgtacttaccttaaaaaaaagataaccacattaaatcagcttgacttttgttattaaaagcaagtaatataggctactaaaataaaagtgatatgctgttatatttatttgccgatgtggctcgtagacattgactgtagacaacattcagtagtcaatatgaaaaattcacaataaaaaataaataaaacataattcccccatagacttgactaagtcatacataccacgtaatattacaataggtaccctgttgttataaaatacttagagtataaataatttataattcttcatattcttacccccttattaccccaaacttaaaatattattcccttatacctacaggttacctaccctgttgttacaaataggtacgctgtaaattcagtttaattacgcggtactttgcgggtcgtaaaataaagtgttaccaaaaaagtcagcaaaaaatggggggcctgtgccccagtagagctttatgtctagcgttgtaaacttgtggacctatttttccaaacaccTCACACCTGTATATTCTTCCATTGGGAGCTTAAATAATAAACACCAGTTGGTGGTGATAATtcacctttgccaattgcaagaatacaaacaacgttcccggcgcggagtaataacGTACctaacagcacatctaatacaagtcaatggagttggacaaaaactacgataaaacctgttggaaaacattttttgcagcgatttttgtgtgagcatatcagtgaacacctctgaccactcggtgagtttcacgtctttgtaaacgaaagtttattgcattttaggaaggattgttcctgtgcacctatacccattgtagaggtgggaggtgatacaacaaacacctgaaaattctcgggccagcatcatatgtccaaatttcagtcaaaaccgttctatttcatcataaacaatctgaaaacagggctttaagtgtaaaataccgaacttgtcctttaaacctATATGACATTGTATTAACAAATCTTTAAGTAGTGAAAGTTCTTATTAGTTCttattctgtaaaaaaacttaaataattaaaatattcagGCACAAAGAATTATGGGAATTTCCAACAACATGTACTGATAATTTTAAGTTTGTTATTTTATAcgcttaagaaaaaaaaattttaagcaGACTTGAACAcgctattttttaaattaagatgtactTAATTTTTGTAGGACTATATGCAGTGActataaaactaaaaaaatatgtaatacaagaaaatataaaatgtgacTTACTATTTCCACACAGTTCATTTTGTGCATTAATTATTGTGTATTGTTTTGCattgtttatttataattttacttAAGAAAATCTAATTCTCAATAAATGTTGAAATTACTATGTAGAAATTATGAGGGTTAATGTAATATATTACaccaaaaagtttgttttttcagggtactacttattattattagttgtattatattaataaatagaatatacagtattAAATATAcgaattattattatcatcaaaATGATGGCAAAGACCTTGACAATTTTTGTGAGGCTCGTGAGGCTTGTGCCTAGTCGTTAAATGTGTCATatcttttttataaaatatagtagtgtttttataaattatacattttgcacttaattattattattttttataaatatatattttttttgtagcAATTTAAAGAGTGAAGCATTAAGATTGAGTAATCATGGTCATTTTGTACTTTGTAGACAGCTGCTATTCCCCAATACAAACTCTTTATCACTGCGGCACACACATGCAATACCGGGTCCTCTTTCTGTTTCAATAAGTTATATTTCCCGCAAAATCCAACCCAACAGCtcaaattataaatcattattataagcttaccaTTGAGAAGGTATAGTTTTGAACACtgatttttctgtatttactCAACATCTCATTTTTAACTGAAGTCAATTATATATAAGCTATTAAAGATTTCCGAGGCTGAATATCTGACAAAAGTCAAATATCTTTTATCTTGGTTTATTCCTGACACGTATTCCTGAATCATTACTGAAAACTTTGTataaaaatctcttttttttaGTTCCAATGAGTGGAAAAATGTCCGACCGGATGAGAAAGCTAAACTGAATTATTCAGCTGAGGATGGAGAATTCTGGTAAGAAAACATTCAACtgaacagtaaaaaaaaaacacattcaccCCTTGCATCCGAAATCACATACTGTGAGAGTACGTATTGAATTAGGTGAAGTTGTTGCTTATCGACAGCCAATCAGTATATTTTATATAGCATTATACCAATAAAGAGAGTGTTACAGAAAAATAGAGAACAAAGAATGTGCATCAGGcatgttttgcttttttatccattttaactggatcactttcttgaatgtcgcAGATAACTCCAGTGGCTTAATGGGATAGAAAAGAGTCCATCCCATGCAAACTGAAAAATCTAAGTGGATGCAGTATACAAGCcgggattttttttacatatgatTTTGGATATATTACTCACTATGCATTCTTCCACTATTTAGTACGGACGATTTCAGATGTTTTTAGCAACATTCgaaataaaaaatgcagcataagaACACAGAAGAAGCTTTTTGTGGTTTTGAGGCCAAAAATATGTAGCAAATACATATTACATTTAGTTTGTCTTCATTGACTTTTTGTAAATATACCTTTCATACATCTTTCTCTTCCTGTCAGGATGGAATATTCAGACTTTGTGCGGCATTTCACAAGGCTGGAGATTTGTAATCTGACTCCGGACACTTTAACCAGCGAAGAGTTGAGGCACTGGAACTACTGCCAGTTTGACGGCAACTGGATAGTAGGATCCACCGCAGGAGGCTGCAGTAACAATAGAGGTATCTTAAACCTATCAAAAGATCACATCacaacataaatgtgtgttttctAAGTCTTCTCTATTTTTCTCTCTCCAGCTACGTACTCCTCAAACCCTCAGTTTGTGATCAAGCTTGAGGATGTTGATGATGACCCTTATGATGGAGAAGATGGTTGCACTTTGGTGGTGGGACTGATGCAGAAAGATGGGCGCAAAGATAAACGCATTGGACGAGACCTGAATGCCATTGGCTTTTATATCTATGAGGTAACCCAACACTGATTACACACAGCCTGCAATACTACACAGATATTAACACTGAAACTAGTCTTATCAAAAACATTACTAATAACATATTTTGCTTGAAATTGTGCAACCTTGATATTTTGTATATGACTTTTAATATTAGAAAAGTAATATCCTGTCGTATGTGTGTTTCAGGTCCCAGATGAGGTGTGTACATGCTCTATTTGTTTTGTTCATTAGGGTAACAACTTTTTTCCAAGTTTGGAGATATAATCCATCTTGATATTTTCAtctcatatgtgtgtgtgtgtttgtggctATAAATGTTTTTGCAGTACAAGGGTCGCAGTAATGTTCATCTCGGCTCGGATGTGCTGCTGTATAAACGATCAGTTGCAAAGAGCGAGTTCATCTACATGCGAGAGATAAGCAAGCGCTTTAAGTTGCGTCCTGGAGAATACGTCATCATCCCCTCCACATATGATCCCAATCTCCAGGGAAGTTTTATACTGCGTGTGTTTACAGAGAAAAAAGCGACTGTCAGGTTtgtccaaaatgtttttttaatcctaTGATACTGCCAAGTGCTTGTTTCAATATGTACGTGTGCTAAAGGAATAACTGAAAAAGCAAATTCTCTCAtggtttactcaccctcatttcATCCGAGATGTATGAGACTTACTGTACTTCAtttgaaaacaaacaaataattgggtcgcactttattttacagtacgtgtattaccttgtacatatatggtaaataagttgtacttaccgacaaatgtgtggtacttacttttaggtatctacatggtaattaactggtatcattactgtacttaccagtggtacatacttggtagttatttactcacgttactgtaattaagtagttgtttgtgtacttttacttttttgagtagtttttaaaatctgtacttttacttttacttaagtatgttttgtttaaagtattgtacttcgctacattttaaatcgtatccgtaaaaaatattttaaaaagcaaggtgataaagacgcgcaacggatgattgatgggcgggggaacgttCAAAAAGAATGGAGACGGACGAGAGACAGGCgcgcgctaatgcagacccgcctcagttcaaatcttatgaaagaaacccctggtcatatgtaagcgaccactttccactgacgcgaagcgagtgtttctttcatatgaaaggtaggattcatgctcttgagtacgaaATTGCCGAGCGTGTTTTTACCACTCATTTGCACGACGAGTTTTTAATATAATGCGCATTGTTATGCGCATGTTAGATGAAAAGCTCAAGAAATACTGAGAGGATATTATGCAGGGAAGGGAAAGCCCCGTATCATAAGTTTATACACTATGTTGACATCGCTTCAAAAAGCAAACGATGAAAGTGTGATAGTGGACTATATCATCAGAGCACTGTGTAACGCAGGTGAAATGTTAGGAGACGGACTTATAGTGGCTATGGTCTTAAAAGGACTGCCTGATAGTTTTAAGCCATTCGCAATACACGTGGCGCATACAGATGACAAAATCACGTTTGCTGAGTTCAAGACTAAACTACGCAATTTTGAAGAAACAGAAAAGATAAAAGCAGCTGATTTGAGCGACAGTGTGATGAAAACTCATAGAAAAGCTGGACGGCGACCCGCAAAGACGAATGCACGTGAGTGGAGCAAAGATGATGCTGAGATAGTGTGTTTTAAGTGTGGTAACAAAGCCCATAGAGCTAGAGCATGTCGACAGAAAGTGTGGTGTAGTATATGCAGAAGAGACAGAGACAAAGACGCAACATGTAGTCGTAAGGACattaaagacaaaaaaagatgGTGTGAGTAGAGCCTCAGAAGATTTTAAgatgagagacagagagaccGGTATCCAGCGGCAGCCAACGTGCAGCATCAAGGAAATGGCACTTGTGGCACCGGGCCTGCCTCACGATAACATCAATATCTATCCTTATACATGAACTTGACTTCAACTTAAAACCCAAAGTCCcaagttttaattattatttacaaatgCATGATGGATATTTCTCTTGTCTCTTTTCCATGCAGCCCAATGGATGTTAATATCACTACAAATATTATAAAGGTAAATTAATCTATTAATTACAAATAGTGTGTAAGGAAGGAACATGGGTGGTTGGATATTATTGATGTAcaacaattttaaacaaaagattTCACGTTCAGACCTGGTGATACCCATcagcagtgtacatttaacactagacttacagcggggaaaataagtatttgacaaatcagcatttttatcagtaaggggatttctaagtgggctattgacacaaaatttccactcCTATGAAGAAAtaagaacatttaagtatacaagttgagtcataataaataaagtgaaaagaCACCCGGAATAAGTTttgaacacactttatttaatactttgtagaaaagcctttgttggtgattacagcttctagacgcCTCTTGTATTGAGAGACCATTCGTCTGCAATCCTCAGGAGTGATTCTGGCCCATTCTTCCACACAAATGGACTTTACATCTTGAAGGTTTCTTGTGCCTCTTTTATGAACTTTGATCTTCAGTTCTCTccatagattttctatgggATTTAGGTCAGGTGATTGAATGGGCCATTCAAGCaacttgattttttttctttaaaaccacTTTATTGTTTTCTTGGCCTTGTGTTTCCGTGTGCATCATTGTCTTGCTGAAATGTCCACCCTCTTTTCATTTTCAGCTTTCTGGTAGATGGCAGCAGATTTTTATCCAGAATGTCTTGGTACATTTCTCCATTCATCCTGCCTTCAATAATATGAAGTCTGCCAGTACCCCTTGCTGAAAAGCAGCCCCAAACCATGATGCTTCCACCCCCAAACTTTCCTATTGGTATGGTGTTCTTGGGGTGGTGGGCAGTGCTATTTCTTCTCCAAACATGGTGTGTGGAATGACTgccaaaaagtttaattttgctTTAATTTGACCATACTATAGTATCCAAACTATGCAAACTTTAACCGAGCTGGTTTTTGTTCAGCAATGAAGTCTTGCATGATGAGCGTGCATGGATGCTATGGCGGTTCACTTCATTGCTTATAGTTTTCTTTGAAACAACAGTACCTGCTGATGCAAGGTCTTCCTGAAGTTCTGCCCGAGCAGTTCTTGCCTCTTGGAGAACTCTCCTGATTATTCTTTGGACTCCTCGGACAGGGATCTTGCGTAGAGCACCTGATCGTGGCCAGTTTATGGTGAAGGGATGCTCTTTCCATTTCGGGATAATGACCCCCAGAGTGCCCACAGGAACATTCAGCATTCTGGAAATGTGCCTATAACCATTCCCATCAAAATGCTTTTTAACAATAAGATTAGGAAGATCTTGAGAGAGTTCTTTGCTTTTTCCCCATCATAAAGTATTTCCTGTGTGCCTCTTGGGTAATAATAAGCATTTATAGGCCATCAGTTaggactaaagcagctgatatcaattagtactgatagggggcagggtttctctctcaatactgacagatttcaggtgatctcctggctttctatgccattttgcaccttgttctcttcatgtgttcagtacttattccctgtgtcatttcactttatttattatgactcaacttgtatacttaaatgttctgatttctttctttgaattcaatatttggcttgatggctacatctggtggaaatagcccacttagaaatccccttactgataaaaatgctgatgtgtcaaatacttattttcccagTGGTAAGTACTTAACCTTATAAActaatttaattttataattatagtgtaaacaaaaatgtaagatTTACAGATATATACCAACTATTCACATAAATATATGAATTCATACTCTTTTCCATTTCTTCTGAATTAAACAAACCAAATTATtggataaaatgtatacattatgtacaatatttaatataattttatttctcTCAGAATCGCATATCTGACAGTGATGTGGACCCAAGTTGTAAAGAGCTTTTTATGCAGTTTGCTGGAAATGTgggttacattttatttttttatcaccGTTTTATTTGTTTACACAATATTGATCACAGTAATGTTGAGGTGTAATTTTGTCTTTTCTATTCAGGACTCAGAGGTGTCTGCGAAGGAGCTACAGCAGATGCTGAACAAATTTGTGTCTGAAAGTAGGAAAATTCACATTTAAGCTAACTTAAGTATTCTCACATCACTTGTTATTCTCAGTAACATTGTATATTGTTTTCACAAAGGAACTGATATCATTTCTGATGGTTTCAGTAGGGAAACGTGTCGTCACATTATCAGCCTGCTAGATGTATCCTTTCCTCACTGGATATATGAACAAATGATACATTACTGGATTTTATATTGTTTAGGATATCTTTGGATAAATTTAGGCAGAGTCACTTTATCATGAGACTATCATAACCCCATCATGACCCTTGACTCTAAATCCAGAAAAATGGCAGTGGCAAACTTGTTCTGGTGGAGTTTCACAAACTGTGGATAAAGATCCAGAAATATTTGGTAAATCACACCAAATAATTCATAGTTATCTAGTTCAGCTGATAAATTCATCATTGTGTTTAGTGATGTTAGtactaaactttattttttgtgataCCTCTTTAGGATATTTTTAAGAACCGTGACACAGACAAGTCAGGCACTATGAGTTCATATGAGATGAGAGATGCAGTAAAAGATGCAGGTAATTATTGTTTATACTAGTTTGTCTATAGGACAGACTATTATATATGTTTATGAAGATGGAAAAAGTGGTCACAATGAAATTTGTTTTCTCCAAAGGGTTTCAAGTGAACGGTGAAGTACTTCAGGTGATAATCTCACGTTATGCCAATAAGCAACAAGCCATTGACTTTGATAACTTTGTGGGCTGCCTGATCAACTTGGAGATGCGCTTCAGTAAGTTTATCTGTTAATACAACAAGAAAGATTATCATGTATCCAACTTAATCTGTCAAGCTACCAGAAATGGCTTCCTTATTTGCTTTTTTATCTACACAGCAATTTTTCAATTATTCGATAAGAACACCGGAAGAATTGAGCTGGATATCCAGCAGGTGAAGTGCAAATGTTAATTCTGATTATAAATGGGGATGATTTTGTATATTAGCCAGTTTTTTATTGTGTCTATGTGCTTTGTTTTGTAGTGGCTTTGCTTGACCCTCTGTTAAAAATCCACAAATTTCCTGCAAAAACAAAAGACTCACAGGAGAAGGATGGTTTGGCTGATGGAGTAAAATCAGCCCGAGTGTGTTATCTAAACCTTGAATTGTCTTTCGATATGCAATTTGTTAATGGTGATGAATCTAAAGATCTGAGTTTTGAGTATTcatttagcatttttttattaaaaatgtaattttcttaccaataattatatttactaacaaggttgtatttgttaacgttattaaaacaaactaaCAATGAATGAAAcgtctacagcatttattaatcttagttcatgttaatttcagcattcactaatacatttttaacatcAAAATTAGTAACTGTTCACATTGGTTAATTCACacaatttgtattattattaactaacaataacaaagaTTTAAAGTGTTAGCCTAACATTTACTAATTTGTACATATTAAttcaataaattattatttttcttatttttattacTGTTTAATTTATGTCGGGTGCTGTATTGTCTTCACAGGTACAGGTACTGTCTTTGCTTGGTATAATAACACCTGTTGAATCAGTTTATATTCAGATTAATTTAGACTTTGTATTGAAATGCAACTACCTGTAAAGTTATTCAATAAACTCTTTGCTTATTTTATTCTATCATCACTTTGTTAATATAAGATATTCCTTTATTCGTCCCACAATGGGGAAATTTCTGTGTTTCAGCAGCAAAACAAAAAGACgacataataatataataaacattatatgcaaaataagtttttatagtGTTTACACTAAAGACATATTGCACCTAGGAGACATTGCACGTTTTTCAAGATCCCTATTATTGTCCatgtttaaaaatactttattaaaggagtagtccactttaaagatggggtccattgactttttatagtaggctGGGATAAATAATCCTCGTAAATGATGCTCTGCGTCACCATCAAGAGTCTTCGTCTTGGTTTTGCCCTGTCTGTTATTATTTAATTCTTGCCTTGTTAACCCCTCGAGggagttttttttacataataaaaGACTTTTTGGTTAAGAGCTGTCTGTCATTGGGTTCTGTCCTCCCAATTCCGGACTGAGTCCATCCCATGCAAACTGAGAAATCTTGGTCGATGCAGTACTGTATATTTCActtcatttaatttcatttatttatttatttcaagcAAATAGTATAACAATGGAAGAAtactcaataataataataataactagcaCTTATGCTTGAAATGGAGTGGGGAGAAGTAAAACTTATTGCACCCCACCCCAGTCTATTAAAGAATTTATACCAACCGAACAAAATGCTTCTGTCTTCTATTATATCAAtggaaaaaaagaaagagaaaaaaacccaaaataaataatggtaataaaatagccTTTTTGAACAGACATCGTCCCAGAATTCAAAACCAAACTTGACATTTTCTGAAAAACAAGCTCTTGAAGAACTAtgtcagaacaaagacattatCATCAAACCTGCTGATAAAGGAGGTGGTCTGGTGGTTATGCCTCGTTCACTCTATATTAATGAGGCTCTTCGCCAACTCAATAACAGTAGTTACTATCGAGTCCTGCCATCAGACCCTACGACTCAGTTTCAAAAGGAGATTGAGAAATTTATTCAGGAAGCACATGCTCATCAGCTAATCTCTGATAAAAAGAGAGGCAATATTTACTGAATAGCTCTCCGACCAGACCTGTCTTTTACATCTTACCCAAGGTACATAAAAGTTTGGTTGATCCACCGGGACGACCCATAGTTGCAGGAAATAATAGTCTGACTGAACCACTCTCTAACTTTGTCGATTTTGTGCTGAGACCTTTAGTTACTTCCCTTCCTAGCTACTTAAGAGACactgctgactttttacaatgtATAGCAACTCTACAATATGTTTATTGTGATGTTATACTGGCAACCATGGATGTGACCTCACTTTACACAAACATTCCACATAACGAAGGCCTTTTGGCTTTAGAACATTTTCTTGACCTGCGCTATGATGATGAGGGTCTGCCGACCAAATTTATCACTGATATGGCCAAAATGGTGCTCACTAAAAACTACTTTCTATTTGAAAACAAATACTATTTACAAGTTGAGGGCACAGCCATGGGGGCCACTATGGCTCCTGATTATGCAAATTTATATTTGGGTTTTTTGGAGGACTTGTATGTCTTTAATAACAATCCTTTCCTTGACAACATTATCTTATTCAAGAGATACATTGATGACTGCTTTGTTATTTACAAGGGATCTGAAAGTGACTTTGAAGCATTTGTCCTATATATGAATTGTCTCAGGCCCTCTATCAAATTTACCTATCATGTGGGGATCACAGATGTCAATTTCTTAGATACCTCTATTTCAATTGTAGACAACCATATAGTCTCTTCCCTCTATAGAAAAGATACAGCCAAGAACAGTCTTCTTCATGCCAATAGTGCTCATCCAACCCCCTTAAAACGTGGCTTACCATATAGTCAATTCTTGAGACTCCATCGTATCTGTTCCAGGAGAGACGACTTTGAGTCGAAAGCCCAGACTATGTACATGGACTTTAAATCACGGGGCTATCCTACCAAGTGGCTTGATATTGCTCTTAAGAAGGTCTCTAAAATACAAAGACACGAAGAGACCAACTTGACCAAAGATACAAAAAACAAGAGTTTTTCATGTACTTTCAAATCCACATATAGTCCATTGAGCAATGATATCAAAAACATCATCAAGAAACATTGGCATATTATTCAAAGTGATCCTCAATTATTGAATATATTTAATGATCAACCACTTTGTGTTTTCTCCAGGAGCTCTAATTTGAGGGACAAACTGGTCCATGCTGATACCCATATTTCGTCTCCAACCACTCTCATCGATGCCCAAGGCAACTTCCCATGTCACAATTGTTCTTGTTGTACTAAGTATGTTAAATGTAAATCATTCACACATCCTCGTACACTAAAAACATACAAGATTAGACAATTGATTACCTGCAAAAGCACACATGTGATTTACATCATCGTTTGTCCATGTTCACAACTGTATGTTGGGAAAACTACACGTGCATTACGCACAAGAATAATTGAACACACTAGTGCTATTAGAAGACAGGATGATACATCTTCAATTTCTCGTCATTTCAAGTCTGCTAACCACTCTCCAGCTGACATGAAGTTCCTGGGCATCGAGAGGATTCTCCCCCACAGGAGAGGTGGTGATAGAGACAGAAAATTACTCCAAAGAGAGGCTTTTTGGATTTTTGAACTGAAATCTTTATTTCCTGAGGGTATGAATGAAGAACTTGAACTATcatgttttttgtaaaattcaactattctctacagtttatgTCTCATATTTCCTTCTAAATGTTGTTGTAACTGGTTGTGAATTTTGCTTAAGTGATCAATGAGGTAATCACTGAGATAATTGTTCACAAATTACTTATTTGAGATAATTGCTTTCAGCTGATTGACCTCAATTACTGACTTGTTCAAAAAGGGTGAATCTTGTTTGTCAATCGAGCACTGAGGAAAGCAAGAGCTGAAACGTTTGCTTGCCTTGTCTGTTTTTATATTCACTTGCACTCTgcactttataaataaaaaccaTGTTTTTGTAGACTTTTTGTAGACTTATTGTCACAAGTGGATCAGTGTGCGGTTAGCCACTCGCTTTACTCAATAATAATACCTCGTCAATAAACATTATTATGTGCACAACCATACATACGGACATACtatacatatttataatatCCAAATATTGCCGCAAGTAACATTGATTTATCAAATACCAACAATGGTAGACGGAATACCACAAGGGTAAATAGAAATGATGAATAACTACCAACAATGGTACATAACAGGGACGAACAGCTACCAAAAACAGCAGAAGGAATACCACAAGTTAGATACACATGTTAAATAACAACACTCCAGTCATTGATACAATCAAACCTCGTTATCATTGTAATGGGACCAGACCAGTGCTGGACTGGTAATCTGGCATACCGGGCAAATGCCCGGTGGGCCGACGTCCTTGGGGGCCGGTGAATAtaatatgatatttttttattggcCAACGACCGGCCCATAAAGCAGGGACAGCGGCCCATTGGTTCATTTTCCATACTGACACTGGGCTGGTCCAATCATCTCTTAACAAGCTACACCCCTCTGTTTCTTGTATCAGATGGACAGAGCGATGATCTGACACAAGAAACAGAGAGCGAGTATCATACAGACGTAACATACATCTGACACTATTTTTGTCTGACCAGCCCATAACACTCGTACATCGCGCAATGCAGCCCGTTgctttctttctgtgttttaatGTAATTCATTAATGGCGCTAAAAGGCGCGGTGGCAATgtactgcattttttttttaaagttagcgtaagatgtttttttttttgagagacCGGCCCAGGAGACACCTAatcagcagcccattggttcttTTTTGTTTGACATTTGGCTAGCCCAATCACAACTTTTAGGGCATTTTATGAAGCATGCAGCGTTAGTGTGTGCGTCTGTCAAAATAAGAGACGACTGAGAACCGAGTGGACGtgtggtaagcagaactgcatCTAAAACACTGTTGTTAGATATCCTCTTCATAAAACGCAGTCAAAAACACAAGTGATAGACCAATGGCTGTTTGCAAAATGACAGTGCAATAAAATACAGTGTGGGCAAAATTATTAGGTAGCTacatcaaacttttgatcacagtttttatcaaacatatttACT
Protein-coding sequences here:
- the LOC135741008 gene encoding calpain-2 catalytic subunit-like, whose translation is MSSTAKFLAKRQDREEGIGTNKKAIPFHKQDYQSLKRQCLEKNTLFCDPTFPAGSESLGYKELGPNSPKAQGVEWKRSKELCANPQFIVDGAKRTDICQGALGDCWLLAAIASLTLNHNVLERVVLPCQSFSDGYAGIFHFQFWQYGEWVDVVIDDRLPTKDGKLLFVHSAELSEFWSALLEKAYAKLNGSYEALTGGFATEGFEDFTGGISENYELSIAPPHLFKIIQKALGLGSLLSCSIDATSANETEVMASLKLVKGHAYSVTGAEEVHYLRRPVQLLRLRNPWGFKEWTGAWSDNSNEWKNVRPDEKAKLNYSAEDGEFWMEYSDFVRHFTRLEICNLTPDTLTSEELRHWNYCQFDGNWIVGSTAGGCSNNRATYSSNPQFVIKLEDVDDDPYDGEDGCTLVVGLMQKDGRKDKRIGRDLNAIGFYIYEVPDEYKGRSNVHLGSDVLLYKRSVAKSEFIYMREISKRFKLRPGEYVIIPSTYDPNLQGSFILRVFTEKKATVSPMDVNITTNIIKNRISDSDVDPSCKELFMQFAGNDSEVSAKELQQMLNKFVSERTDIISDGFSRETCRHIISLLDKNGSGKLVLVEFHKLWIKIQKYLDIFKNRDTDKSGTMSSYEMRDAVKDAGFQVNGEVLQVIISRYANKQQAIDFDNFVGCLINLEMRFTIFQLFDKNTGRIELDIQQWLCLTLC